From the genome of Lutzomyia longipalpis isolate SR_M1_2022 chromosome 2, ASM2433408v1, one region includes:
- the LOC129790473 gene encoding G1/S-specific cyclin-E isoform X1, which translates to MESQSSPEDVARKVVAVKRKRRSTAAAEGKNAEYHRPAKQRRGPLSPFESGDDGWNCSDTTSTTSPAVSSDCFSPNSLSSPASVGTNTLSPVGSEDVENAGEVSVDSASSSAWSARGEQTPHSRKRTKVLTRVEESPTHGAATSYAPQSEMRKCPLPEFSWASATALWRNMINKDEHDWLEREPDMLTKHPGLMPRMRAILLDWLIEVCDVHKLKRETYSLAMDYIDRYLSRNTAVSKTRLQLVGVTCLFVAAKVEEIYPPKIGEFAYVTDGACTESDILQQELLLLQSLDWNMSTVTVMGWLTIYMQVHVTDPSKLWKKTSTASARPPCTAPTSMPQVNPDAVASLLTPDKCTPTKDVAEANKTDDAFVYPQFSGMEYAHTCQLLDLCSLDMGILNYPYSVVAAAAISHVYSKKVATRVSGLEWASIEPCAKWMEPFFRVINDDTTPVFHLEQTEALPVSYGVGHFCPNANTDESYKIQTHTISLEMFDSVMRRREEEAQQQQQVTSELHITSLPDASTSIQADPCPVGLLTPPASNRKSLDVQPESDSKEDNVKT; encoded by the exons ATGGAGAGTCAGag CAGTCCTGAGGATGTGGCTCGAAAGGTGGTGGCTGTAAAGAGAAAACGAAGAAGtacagcagcagcagaaggCAAA aatGCCGAATATCATCGGCCAGCAAAGCAGCGAAGGGGCCCCCTTTCGCCCTTTGAATCAGGCGACGACGGGTGGAATTGCTCAGACACAACGTCAACAACATCCCCAGCTGTGTCGTCTGATTGCTTCTCCCCAAATAGCCTCTCTAGTCCAGCCTCGGTGGGCACAAACACCCTCAGTCCCGTGGGCAGTGAGGATGTTGAGAATGCCGGGGAAGTGTCTGTGGATAGTGCAAGCAGTAGTGCGTGGTCAGCGCGTGGCGAACAGACCCCACATTCGCGGAAACGCACCAAAGTGTTGACACGGGTTGAGGAGAGCCCCACGCATGGGGCAGCAACGTCGTATGCGCCACAGAGTGAGATGCGCAAGTGCCCACTTCCGGAATTTTCGTGGGCCAGTGCAACGGCTCTCTGGCGAAATATGATAAATAAAGATGAGCACGATTGGCTCGAAAGGGAGCCAGATATGCTAACAAAGCATCCGGGACTTATGCCCCGAATGCGGGCAATCTTACTCGATTGGCTCATTGAAGTGTGTGATGTGCATAAACTCAAGAGGGAGACCTACTCCCTCGCAATGGACTACATTGACCGCTATTTATCGAGAAATACAGCGGTTTCCAAGACAAGACTGCAGCTTGTTGGTGTCACCTGTCTCTTTGTGGCAGCAAAG gTTGAGGAAATCTACCCGCCCAAAATAGGAGAATTCGCCTACGTGACGGATGGTGCGTGCACGGAGAGTGATATCCTCCAGCAGGAGCTTCTGCTGCTGCAGTCGCTCGATTGGAATATGAGTACAGTAACTGTGATGGGATGGCTAACGATCTACATGCAAGTCCATGTGACGGATCCGAGTAAATTGTGGAAGAAAACTTCCACAGCATCCGCGCGTCCTCCGTGTACGGCACCAACGTCAATGCCGCAGGTGAATCCCGATGCCGTGGCGTCTCTCCTGACACCGGATAAGTGTACACCCACCAAAGATGTGGCAGAAGCGAACAAGACGGATGATGCATTTGTTTATCCGCAATTTTCGGGGATGGAGTACGCACACACGTGCCAACTTCTCGATCTCTGTTCCCTGGATATGGGAATCCTCAATTATCCGTACtctgttgttgctgctgctgctattAGTCATGTTTACAGCAA GAAAGTCGCCACGCGTGTGTCTGGCTTGGAATGGGCAAGCATTGAGCCATGTGCAAAGTGGATGGAGCCATTCTTTCGGGTGATCAACGACGATACCACCCCTGTGTTCCATTTGGAGCAAACAGAAGCGCTGCCAGTGTCGTATGGTGTTGGACATTTCTGCCCCAATGCCAATACAGATGAATCCTACAAGATTCAGACGCACACCATTTCGCTAGAGATGTTT GACAGCGTTATGCGACGCCGTGAAGAAGAAGCGCAACAGCAGCAACAAGTAACGTCAGAGTTACACATCACATCACTTCCGGATGCTTCGACATCCATTCAGGCTGATCCCTGCCCGGTGGGGCTTCTCACGCCACCGGCTAGCAATAGGAAGTCCCTCGATGTGCAGCCAGAGTCTGATAGCAAAGAGGATAACGTGAAGACTTAA
- the LOC129790471 gene encoding cholinesterase has protein sequence MAQDLRQSAQNSKTKPQKRISVRWRGLAVIVGVMCVLPVGIRAQWDQYTTRDPRFYSRDGVNNYNPPNPGDPEYRTYTYNDRRYGYYQPAGYGHLYPGQKLPGQYPNPHDTPLGDDRFKFDPSDPNTFQTPFPGVLGGWREDLQGKLRRDSLTLDRDVFVTTNYGQVQGFKVYLYDNPDPLSFYRPWHSTVDRIMGQCSVFLGIPYALPPTHEGRFKPPRPHRGWQLMQAVDFGPACPQPVRYTGATKGIRDMDEDCLYLNVFSPKTGSGVPQKYPVMVYIHGGEFTRGASNLFPAHVLASFYEVVVVSINYRLGALGFLSTFDENSPGNYGILDQAMAIRWVYDNIEAFNGDRHSITLFGPGAGAASAGLLMVAPQTRNIVTRVIAQSGSATAEWALTVDKYRAQNTSIVYGKLLGCYIESSYRLVECLRLGRSFYEIANAEFAPDVGFFPWGPVLDMNLTYPGDNWYEGWREKDWQFLKETPEQMIKKGLFNKGLHYMTGVTTQEAAYVLYQNESLAPYFDIDEDFVDQKIRELVLRYNYTLNLNGTYEAIKYMYTHWPDPSNKTYIREEYINLLSDFIYRAPSDQMTKLLVEQNVPVYMYVLNTTVEGMRLQNWRAVPHNIEHYFLTGAPFMDVEFFPKRDRLERNMWTDNDRNMSHFFMKTFSDFARFGNPTPQQVLGLHFDKAINGELRYLNLNTTFNSTIRMNYRQKQCAFWTQYLPTVVGVLVPTYPPSTEYWWEPQQPLQIAFWSISAVCLFLVILLVVCCILWRNAKRQSDRFYDGDVFMVDNTGADGDAGIENISQTHPLRSRENIYEFRDTPKKSGPPTDISSVRSPSSLATNPTAKSGSQSSLKSAISLKEGAQNGRDGNYDRNLNNKGKGSDGKNLLADFEKSREAMTSSPVDVKTSSHGTPIPASRKTVKTSKTQLVEGVPQTEV, from the exons ATGGCGCAAGATCTCAGACAGAGTGCCCAAAATTCTAAGACAAAACCCCAAAAAAGGATTTCTGTGCGATGGCGGGGGTTGGCAGTGATTGTGGGTGTAATGTGTGTTCTACCAGTTGGAATAAGAGCTCAATGGGATCAGTATACAACGAGAGATCCGCGATTTTATTCACGCGATGGAGTCAACAACTACAACCCACCAAATCCCGGTGATCCTGAATACAG AACTTACACGTACAACGATCGACGGTATGGATATTACCAACCAGCTGGGTATGGTCATCTCTACCCTGGGCAGAAGTTACCTGGACAATACCCAAATCCCCATGACACCCCATTGGGAGATGATCGCTTCAAATTTGATCCG AGTGATCCCAACACCTTCCAAACCCCATTCCCAGGTGTTCTGGGTGGATGGCGGGAGGATTTGCAGGGGAAACTACGACGAGACTCCCTCACACTTGACAGAGATGTCTTCGTCACCACCAACTACGGGCAGGTGCAGGGATTCAAGGTTTACCTGTATGACAATCCCGACCCATTGTCCTTCTACCGTCCATGGCATAGTACAGTGGATAGGATAATGGGGCAGTGCTCAGTCTTCCTGGGCATCCCCTATGCACTGCCCCCAACGCACGAGGGGCGTTTTAAACCACCGCGCCCCCATCGAGGGTGGCAACTAATGCAGGCTGTTGATTTCGGCCCTGCCTGCCCACAACCTGTTCGGTACACAGGAGCAACAAAGGGTATCCGTGACATGGATGAGGATTGCCTCTACTTGAATGTCTTCTCACCCAAAACGGGCTCTGGAGTTCCGCAAAAATATCCCGTGATGGTTTACATTCATGGCGGCGAATTCACGCGTGGAGCTTCAAATCTCTTCCCTGCCCACGTCCTTGCGTCCTTCTACGAAGTCGTCGTTGTTTCCATAAACTACCGCCTTGGTGCCCTGGGCTTCCTTTCGACGTTTGATGAGAACTCCCCTGGGAACTATGGGATTCTCGATCAAGCCATGGCCATACGTTGGGTCTACGATAACATTGAAGCCTTCAACGGGGACAGGCACTCAATTACACTCTTCGGCCCCGGAGCAGGAGCTGCCTCAGCTGGACTCCTAATGGTTGCCCCACAAACGAGAAATATCGTCACCCGAGTGATTGCTCAATCAGGATCAGCTACAGCCGAATGGGCACTCACAGTGGACAAGTACAGAGCACAGAACACGAGTATAGTCTACGGGAAGCTCCTTGGGTGCTACATTGAGTCCTCCTACCGCCTTGTAGAGTGCCTCCGTCTCGGAAGGAGTTTCTACGAAATTGCAAATGCCGAATTTGCCCCGGATGTGGGCTTCTTCCCCTGGGGCCCGGTATTGGATATGAATTTAACCTATCCCGGTGACAATTGGTACGAAGGATGGCGCGAAAAGGATTGGCAATTCCTCAAGGAAACCCCAGAGCAAATGATAAAGAAGGGATTATTCAACAAGGGGCTCCACTACATGACTGGTGTAACAACGCAAGAAGCAGCATACGTACTAT ATCAGAATGAGAGTTTAGCACCCTATTTTGACATAGATGAAGACTTTGTGGACCAAAAAATTCGGGAACTTGTTTTAAGGTACAACTACACCCTAAATTTGAATGGAACCTACGAGGCCATCAAGTACATGTATACCCATTGGCCAGATCCTTCGAACAAAACCTACATCAGGGAGGAATACATAAAT TTGCTCTCTGATTTTATTTATCGAGCCCCAAGTGATCAAATGACCAAACTCTTGGTTGAACAAAACGTCCCGGTTTACATGTACGTCCTCAATACCACCGTGGAGGGCATGAGGCTACAGAATTGGCGAGCAGTGCCGCACAACATTGAACACTACTTCCTAACAGGAGCTCCCTTTATGGACGTGGAGTTCTTCCCGAAGCGAGATCGTTTAGAGAGGAATATGTGGACGGACAATGATCGCAACATGAGCCATTTCTTCATGAAAACCTTCTCAGACTTTGCACGCTTCGGGAATCCAACGCCCCAGCAGGTGTTGGGGCTACACTTTGATAAAGCCATCAATGGAGAGTTGAGATACCTCAACTTGAACACAACATTCAACTCCACAATCAGGATGAACTATCGACAGAAGCAATGTGCCTTCTGGACGCAGTACCTCCCAACTGTTGTGGGTGTTCTTGTACCAACTTATCCCCCATCAACGGAGTACTGGTGGGAGCCACAGCAACCACTCCAGATCGCCTTCTGGAGCATATCAGCTGTGTGTCTGTTCTTGGTGATTCTTTTGGTTGTTTGTTGCATTCTCTGGCGGAATGCTAAGAG ACAATCTGATCGCTTCTACGACGGCGATGTCTTCATGGTGGATAATACAGGAGCCGATGGTGATGCAGGAATTGAAAATATCTCCCAAACGCACCCGTTGCGATCACGTGAAAATATCTACGAATTCCGCGACACGCCTAAGAAATCCGGTCCACCAACAGATATCTCTTCGGTGCGATCACCGAGCTCTCTGGCCACAAATCCCACCGCAAAGTCGGGCAGTCAGAGCTCCCTAAAGAGTGCCATCTCCCTCAAGGAGGGCGCCCAGAATGGCCGCGACGGTAACTACGATCGAAACCTCAACAACAAAGGCAAGGGGAGCGATGGAAAGAACCTCCTGGCAGACTTTGAGAAATCACGCGAAGCCATGACGAGTAGCCCCGTGGATGTGAAAACATCCTCACACGGAACACCCATTCCAGCCAGCAGGAAGACCGTGAAAACCAGCAAGACACAACTTGTGGAAGGAGTACCACAGACCGAAGTttag
- the LOC129790473 gene encoding G1/S-specific cyclin-E isoform X2: MESQSPEDVARKVVAVKRKRRSTAAAEGKNAEYHRPAKQRRGPLSPFESGDDGWNCSDTTSTTSPAVSSDCFSPNSLSSPASVGTNTLSPVGSEDVENAGEVSVDSASSSAWSARGEQTPHSRKRTKVLTRVEESPTHGAATSYAPQSEMRKCPLPEFSWASATALWRNMINKDEHDWLEREPDMLTKHPGLMPRMRAILLDWLIEVCDVHKLKRETYSLAMDYIDRYLSRNTAVSKTRLQLVGVTCLFVAAKVEEIYPPKIGEFAYVTDGACTESDILQQELLLLQSLDWNMSTVTVMGWLTIYMQVHVTDPSKLWKKTSTASARPPCTAPTSMPQVNPDAVASLLTPDKCTPTKDVAEANKTDDAFVYPQFSGMEYAHTCQLLDLCSLDMGILNYPYSVVAAAAISHVYSKKVATRVSGLEWASIEPCAKWMEPFFRVINDDTTPVFHLEQTEALPVSYGVGHFCPNANTDESYKIQTHTISLEMFDSVMRRREEEAQQQQQVTSELHITSLPDASTSIQADPCPVGLLTPPASNRKSLDVQPESDSKEDNVKT, encoded by the exons ATGGAGAGTCAGag TCCTGAGGATGTGGCTCGAAAGGTGGTGGCTGTAAAGAGAAAACGAAGAAGtacagcagcagcagaaggCAAA aatGCCGAATATCATCGGCCAGCAAAGCAGCGAAGGGGCCCCCTTTCGCCCTTTGAATCAGGCGACGACGGGTGGAATTGCTCAGACACAACGTCAACAACATCCCCAGCTGTGTCGTCTGATTGCTTCTCCCCAAATAGCCTCTCTAGTCCAGCCTCGGTGGGCACAAACACCCTCAGTCCCGTGGGCAGTGAGGATGTTGAGAATGCCGGGGAAGTGTCTGTGGATAGTGCAAGCAGTAGTGCGTGGTCAGCGCGTGGCGAACAGACCCCACATTCGCGGAAACGCACCAAAGTGTTGACACGGGTTGAGGAGAGCCCCACGCATGGGGCAGCAACGTCGTATGCGCCACAGAGTGAGATGCGCAAGTGCCCACTTCCGGAATTTTCGTGGGCCAGTGCAACGGCTCTCTGGCGAAATATGATAAATAAAGATGAGCACGATTGGCTCGAAAGGGAGCCAGATATGCTAACAAAGCATCCGGGACTTATGCCCCGAATGCGGGCAATCTTACTCGATTGGCTCATTGAAGTGTGTGATGTGCATAAACTCAAGAGGGAGACCTACTCCCTCGCAATGGACTACATTGACCGCTATTTATCGAGAAATACAGCGGTTTCCAAGACAAGACTGCAGCTTGTTGGTGTCACCTGTCTCTTTGTGGCAGCAAAG gTTGAGGAAATCTACCCGCCCAAAATAGGAGAATTCGCCTACGTGACGGATGGTGCGTGCACGGAGAGTGATATCCTCCAGCAGGAGCTTCTGCTGCTGCAGTCGCTCGATTGGAATATGAGTACAGTAACTGTGATGGGATGGCTAACGATCTACATGCAAGTCCATGTGACGGATCCGAGTAAATTGTGGAAGAAAACTTCCACAGCATCCGCGCGTCCTCCGTGTACGGCACCAACGTCAATGCCGCAGGTGAATCCCGATGCCGTGGCGTCTCTCCTGACACCGGATAAGTGTACACCCACCAAAGATGTGGCAGAAGCGAACAAGACGGATGATGCATTTGTTTATCCGCAATTTTCGGGGATGGAGTACGCACACACGTGCCAACTTCTCGATCTCTGTTCCCTGGATATGGGAATCCTCAATTATCCGTACtctgttgttgctgctgctgctattAGTCATGTTTACAGCAA GAAAGTCGCCACGCGTGTGTCTGGCTTGGAATGGGCAAGCATTGAGCCATGTGCAAAGTGGATGGAGCCATTCTTTCGGGTGATCAACGACGATACCACCCCTGTGTTCCATTTGGAGCAAACAGAAGCGCTGCCAGTGTCGTATGGTGTTGGACATTTCTGCCCCAATGCCAATACAGATGAATCCTACAAGATTCAGACGCACACCATTTCGCTAGAGATGTTT GACAGCGTTATGCGACGCCGTGAAGAAGAAGCGCAACAGCAGCAACAAGTAACGTCAGAGTTACACATCACATCACTTCCGGATGCTTCGACATCCATTCAGGCTGATCCCTGCCCGGTGGGGCTTCTCACGCCACCGGCTAGCAATAGGAAGTCCCTCGATGTGCAGCCAGAGTCTGATAGCAAAGAGGATAACGTGAAGACTTAA